The genomic stretch GCGCCAGTTCCTCCGCTTCATCCCGTCCCTGCAGGAGCTGGTGCTGCTGGGAAAAATCATGTTCCACCTGCAGGAGAAGCTCCCGGACGGGCGCTGGCGGTTCGACACCGTCATCATGGACGCGCCGGCCACGGGCCACGCCATCTCCTTCCTCAGCGTGCCGCAGGTGCTGATTCAAACGGTGCCGCCGGGGCCCATGGCCCGCGAGGCCCAGAAGATGCGCGACCTCCTGGTGGACCCGGCGGTGACGGCCGCCGTGCTGGTGGCGCTCCCCGAGGAGATGCCGGTGAACGAGGCGCTGGAGCTGCACGCGGCGCTGCGGGACAAGGTGAGCCTGCGCACGCACGCGGCGGTGCTCAACCAATCCTTTCCGGAGCGCTTCACCGAAGCGGACCTGGAGGCCCTGGGGGGCCATCCGGAGCTGCTCGCCGTGGCCCAGGCGCACCACGACCGCGCGGCGCAGGCGGTGCTCGCCGGGACGAAGCTGGAGCGCAACCTGCACGCGCCCGTCTACCCCGTCCCCCGGCTCTTCACGCCCGAGTTCGGGCGCAAGGCGATTGAACAGGTCATGGAGCACCTCGAACCTCTCGTGACGGGGGCGGCGTGAGCACGACGGCCCTGTCGCCCGCGCTTGCGGGCAAGCGCGTCCTCATCTGCGTGGGCTCCGGCGGCGTGGGCAAGACGACGGCGGCGGCCGCATTGGCCCTGCGCGCGTCGGTGGATGGGCGCTCCAGCATGGTGTGCACCATCGACCCGGCGCGGCGGCTGGCCAACTCGCTGGGCCTCACGGCGCTGGGCAACGCGGAGACGCGCGTCCCCGCCACCGCGCTGGAGCCACTGGGCGTCCATCCCCGCGCGTCGCTGTACGCGATGATGCTGGACATGAAGCAGACGTGGGACGAGCTCATCACCCGCGTCGCTCCGCCCGAGCAGCGCGAGCGCATCCTGTCCAACCGCTTCTACCAGTCGCTCTCCACGGCCCTGGCGGGCAGCCAGGAATACATCTCCATGGAGAAGCTGTGGGAGCTGCGCCGCAGCAGCAACTACGAGCTCATCGTCCTGGACACGCCGCCCACCGCGCACGCACTGGACTTCCTGGATGCGCCCAACCGCGTGCTGGACTTCCTGGACAACGACGCGGCGAAGTGGCTCCTCACCCCGGCGCTCAAGGCCGGCAAGCTGGGGATGTCCCTGTTCAACCGCGGCGGCTATGTCATGCGGGGCCTGGCCAAGTTCACCGGCACGGAGATGCTCCAGGAGCTCTCCAACTTCATGCTCGCCATCTCCTCGCTCAACGAGGGCTTTCGCGAGCGCGCCCGGGGCGTGCGCCAGCTGCTGGAGGACCCGAACACCGGCTTCGTGCTGGTGACGAGCCCCCACCCCGAGCGAATGGACGAAGCCATCCACTTCCACAAGATGCTCAAGCAGCACCGCATGGAAGTGGTGTCGCTGGTGGTCAACCGTGTGCACCCCATGCCCACGGAGGCACTGTGGGCGGACGCGGCCACGCTGACGCCCAGCCGCCGCGCCAAGGTGGAAGAGACGCTGCGCGAGCAGCAAATCATGGCTGAGCAGGACCGCACCGGCATCGCCCAGCTCCAGGCCGCCTGTCCGGGTGTCCCCATCGTCCAGGTGCCCCGCTTCGCGATGGATGTGCACGATATCTCCGCCCTTTGGCGTACCGGACGCTACCTGGTGGGCGACGAGACACTCGGCTGACACGGCCTGGGGCCCACACGCTTCGGGTCCACCGCCGCGTTTCCCGGTTTCGCACGGTGCTTGTGTGAAACCGCCGCACTTCTTCAGTCCAGCCGTCCGCGGGAAGCAGGCGGCCGGGGAGGCGCGCACGGGTCGGGCGCATTAAGCTGGCGGACCCGATGACGGTGGTGGGAACCCCGCGGTGCCCGGTGCTGTCCGGGAGGGGGAGCCGGTCCAGGAGGATGATGTGGTGAACGGGAGAACGCTGAAGCAGAAGCCTGTCAGCCGGTGGTGGTGGATGGCCGCGCTGGGCGTCGTCGTGTCCGGGTGCCGGACGACGGGCTCCGCCGCGCGGGAGGAGCCGCGGGCGACCGCGCCCAAACAGGAGCTCCACTTCGACGCGGTGACGGTGACGGCGGACCTGGAGCTGGACAAGCTCAACGACGAGGAGCTCTTCGCGGGCGGCACGTCGGCCTTCGCCGCGAACGACTTCCAGCAGGCGGCGCGCTACTTCGGCCGGCTCGTGGACTTCTTCCCCGACAGCCGCCACCGCCGCGCGGCGCTCTACAACGCGGGCCTTGCCCACCAGCGCCTCAAGGAGTGGGAAGAGGCCGGCCACCGTTTCTCCGAGCTGTCGGACCCGGCCAAGGGCCAGGGGGACGCGTTGGACGCGGCCTTCCGCGTGGCGGAGGTGGACTACCACCTGGAGCGCTTTGAACAGGCCTCGAAGCTGCTGGGCATCATCGCCGCGCGCGAGGACCTCCCCCTCAACCGCCGCCTCGAAGCGCAGGTGCAGCAGGGCATCTGCCAGTTGGAGAGTGGCTCGCCGGAAACCGCCGAGGTCACCCTGCGCAAGGCGCTCTCCACCTATGACGCCCTGGAGGACAAGGGCGAGGTGGACGACTACTTCCCCGCCCAGGCCCACTTCTTCATCGGTGAGCTGTACCGCCTCCACTACGACGGTGTGAAGCTGGACCCGGCGAAGGGCGCGGA from Myxococcus xanthus encodes the following:
- a CDS encoding ArsA family ATPase, which translates into the protein MAGLLDKRLWIVSGKGGVGKSTVAAALALRSARAGKRTLVCEVNTQERVSRFLERPEAGPEVAQLEQNLWAVNVRPQEAMREYGLMVLRFETLYKTVFENRLVRQFLRFIPSLQELVLLGKIMFHLQEKLPDGRWRFDTVIMDAPATGHAISFLSVPQVLIQTVPPGPMAREAQKMRDLLVDPAVTAAVLVALPEEMPVNEALELHAALRDKVSLRTHAAVLNQSFPERFTEADLEALGGHPELLAVAQAHHDRAAQAVLAGTKLERNLHAPVYPVPRLFTPEFGRKAIEQVMEHLEPLVTGAA
- a CDS encoding ArsA family ATPase, coding for MSTTALSPALAGKRVLICVGSGGVGKTTAAAALALRASVDGRSSMVCTIDPARRLANSLGLTALGNAETRVPATALEPLGVHPRASLYAMMLDMKQTWDELITRVAPPEQRERILSNRFYQSLSTALAGSQEYISMEKLWELRRSSNYELIVLDTPPTAHALDFLDAPNRVLDFLDNDAAKWLLTPALKAGKLGMSLFNRGGYVMRGLAKFTGTEMLQELSNFMLAISSLNEGFRERARGVRQLLEDPNTGFVLVTSPHPERMDEAIHFHKMLKQHRMEVVSLVVNRVHPMPTEALWADAATLTPSRRAKVEETLREQQIMAEQDRTGIAQLQAACPGVPIVQVPRFAMDVHDISALWRTGRYLVGDETLG
- a CDS encoding tetratricopeptide repeat protein; this encodes MAALGVVVSGCRTTGSAAREEPRATAPKQELHFDAVTVTADLELDKLNDEELFAGGTSAFAANDFQQAARYFGRLVDFFPDSRHRRAALYNAGLAHQRLKEWEEAGHRFSELSDPAKGQGDALDAAFRVAEVDYHLERFEQASKLLGIIAAREDLPLNRRLEAQVQQGICQLESGSPETAEVTLRKALSTYDALEDKGEVDDYFPAQAHFFIGELYRLHYDGVKLDPAKGADKLAQDLNYKAELLLSAQGHYLRSIRVGNGYWATAAGTQIGSLYENLYEHMVNSPAPAELDASEAEIYRQELRKKIRVLLTKSINIYERTLETAERIGSQSTFVDRTRESLAKVKALLLADAEGEPASAAPSSEREPHT